From the genome of Zalophus californianus isolate mZalCal1 chromosome 6, mZalCal1.pri.v2, whole genome shotgun sequence, one region includes:
- the LOC113908712 gene encoding translation initiation factor IF-2-like, which translates to MATRRRGSEGSVWGRSSPGARPTAAASRALASKKAKASGRRVFPPAVSRSPAPKNVEFRDPGSTATPRLKASVFPGRPCPAPIPGPAPIPGPAPAHSRRVGSRSARAGGPEIQAAFASDFPTLPHGAATASPHPSAPVRVGCQAPARRAGPLRLPRRNECSQRRLILRVVWWSDDTVVENLATQESVKKQIKTTRADRHYRSHFTHGNTSSERLSSWLSVAQPAASVPE; encoded by the exons ATGGCCACGA GGCGGAGGGGCTCCGAAGGCTCCGTCTGGGGTCGCTCCTCGCCGGGCGCTCGGCCGACGGCGGCTGCGTCCCGAGCCCTTGCGTCAAAGAAAGCAAAGGCTTCCGGGCGCCGGGTTTTCCCACCCGCCGTCTCCAGAAGCCCCGCTCCGAAGAACGTGGAATTCCGGGATCCGGGTTCTACCGCCACTCCGAGGCTGAAGGCTTCCGTCTTCCCAGGccggccctgccccgcccccataccaggccccgcccccataccaggccccgcccccgcccactcCCGCCGGGTGGGGTCCCGGAGCGCGCGGGCGGGTGGCCCTGAGATTCAGGCTGCGTTCGCGAGTGACTTCCCAACTCTGCCGCACGGGGCGGCCAcggcttctccccacccctccgcACCGGTAAGGGTGGGTTGCCAAGCCCCGGCACGCCGGGCAGGTCCGCTGCGTTTACCGCGGAGGAACGAGTGCTCTCAGAGAAGACTGATCCTGCGCGTGGTGTGGTGGTCTGACGACACTGTGGTAGAAAATCTAGCCACTCAGGAAAGTgtgaagaagcaaataaaaaccacTCGGGCAGACAGGCACTATAGGTCCCATTTTACACACGGAAACacaagctcagagagattaagttcCTGGCTCTCGGTGGCCCAGCCGGCTGCGTCGGTCCCAGAGTAG